The nucleotide sequence GGCACTCTGGCAGGCAGAACACGTAAAAAACCGACTGCAGGCCCTGAACCCGGAACTGATCGTTGACCTGGTCGTCATCAAAACCAAGGGCGACATCATTCAGGATGTGCCCCTGGCGCAGGTGGGCGGCAAGGGGCTGTTTGTCAAGGAAATTGAAGAAACCCTGCTCGACAACCGCGCCGACCTTGCCGTGCACAGCATCAAGGACGTGCCCATGGAGCTGCCGCAAGGGCTTATACTTGGCTGCATTCCCAGGCGCGAGACCCCGACGGACTGCATGCTTTCGTGCAAGTACGCCACTCTTGACGAGTTGCCGCAGGGCGCGTGCGTGGGCACAAGCAGCCTGCGCCGTCAGGCCCAGCTGCTGGCCCTGCGCCCCGACCTGCGCATTGAAAGCCTGCGCGGCAATGTCGACACTCGCCTGCGCAAGCTGCACGAAGGCGTGTACGACGCCATTATGCTTGCCTCGGCCGGTATGAACCGCCTCGGGCTGCGCGCGCCCTGCATGCACGCCCTGGACCCGCACACATTTTTGCCCGCAGTGGGCCAGGGCGCCATTGGCATTGAATGCCGCGAGGACGACTACGAGCTCTTTACCCTGATGGCCGAGATAGAAGACACGCCCACCCGCGTGTGCGTC is from Desulfovibrio desulfuricans and encodes:
- the hemC gene encoding hydroxymethylbilane synthase — protein: MRKSLVIATRGSQLALWQAEHVKNRLQALNPELIVDLVVIKTKGDIIQDVPLAQVGGKGLFVKEIEETLLDNRADLAVHSIKDVPMELPQGLILGCIPRRETPTDCMLSCKYATLDELPQGACVGTSSLRRQAQLLALRPDLRIESLRGNVDTRLRKLHEGVYDAIMLASAGMNRLGLRAPCMHALDPHTFLPAVGQGAIGIECREDDYELFTLMAEIEDTPTRVCVEAERGFLAGLEGGCQVPIAGHARLENDDTLVLEGLVAEVDGSRILREAQRGHTSQARQVGLELADKLLARGGRAILEKLYQQ